The following coding sequences lie in one Arachis ipaensis cultivar K30076 chromosome B05, Araip1.1, whole genome shotgun sequence genomic window:
- the LOC107639943 gene encoding F-box/kelch-repeat protein SKIP25: MKRQRVNNEEEEEGGPPLIPGLPDHIAHLCLTRIHPSILFPICHSWRRLIYSPSFPPFSSLYAILSPHPPPPPPHHPTIQFFNFDPISSHWHPLPPPPSHPPLHHLHLRHPSFLSRNLSIQSVSAAGSLVLLAGTTHNLFPALPRPVIFNPVTNSWALGPSLTTPRRWCAAGVCRGAVYVASGIGTHFSVDVARSMERWDTQKNGSQWEKKTMVNVKGDAAKEGVVYDVEEDLWKEMPEGMLAGWRGPVAAMDEEVMFVVDEVKGVMRRYVEEQDSWEEVLEDERLKGAEQVSAEGGRVCVVCGGGGGGGGIFVVDVVARPRRIWVVELPERFEAIAVHVLPRMPITDFSVKA, translated from the exons atgaaaCGGCAAAGAGTGAAtaatgaagaggaagaagaaggtggtCCTCCATTGATACCAGGTCTACCAGACCACATAGCTCACCTATGTCTCACACGAATCCACCCTTCAATTCTCTTCCCAATCTGCCACTCATGGCGCCGCCTCATTTACTCCCCTTCCTTCCctcccttctcttctctctacgCCATTCTCTCTCCTCATCCACCGCCACCACCGCCACACCATCCCACCATCCAATTCTTCAACTTCGATCCAATCTCATCCCACTGGCACCCGCTCCCTCCGCCACCGTCTCACCCTCCTCTCCACCACCTCCACCTCCGCCACCCCTCCTTCCTCTCCCGCAACCTCTCTATACAATCCGTCTCCGCCGCCGGCTCTCTGGTTCTCCTCGCCGGCACCACCCACAACCTCTTCCCGGCCCTCCCTCGGCCCGTGATCTTCAACCCGGTGACAAACTCATGGGCCTTGGGGCCCAGCCTCACCACCCCACGCCGCTGGTGCGCAGCTGGCGTCTGCAGAGGCGCTGTCTACGTAGCCAGCGGCATAGGGACCCACTTCTCCGTCGACGTAGCGCGGTCGATGGAGAGGTGGGACACTCAAAAGAATGGGTCTCAGTGGGAGAAGAAGACC ATGGTGAACGTTAAAGGCGATGCAGCGAAAGAAGGGGTTGTTTACGATGTTGAAGAGGATCTTTGGAAGGAGATGCCGGAGGGGATGCTTGCGGGGTGGAGGGGACCGGTGGCGGCCATGGATGAAGAAGTGATGTTCGTTGTTGATGAAGTGAAAGGTGTTATGAGAAGGTACGTTGAGGAACAAGATTCTTGGGAAGAGGTTTTGGAAGATGAGAGGCTCAAAGGTGCCGAACAGGTTTCTGCTGAGGGAGGTAGGGTTTGTGTCGTTTGCGGCGGTGGTGGCGGCGGCGGTGGGATTTTTGTGGTGGATGTAGTGGCGAGGCCTCGGAGGATATGGGTGGTGGAGTTGCCGGAGCGTTTTGAGGCTATAGCTGTTCATGTGCTGCCTCGGATGCCCATAACTGATTTTTCTGTTAAAGCTTga